DNA sequence from the Sulfurimonas sediminis genome:
GCAAAAACTGGATATTCCACGATTACTCAAAGCAGGGCAAACCATAGACGGCTATACACTTGAAAAATCTCTCATACAAAATGAAAGAACCTGGCTTGTAAGTAAAAAAACAAAGCAATATGTTATGAAGTTTGCACCAATTGAATCAAAAGAAGATAATCAGATCTTAGATCTGTTTGTCAAAGAGGCATGGAATGCCAAACGTCTCAAAGCAAAGTTTTTCCCAAAGGCTGTCATTCCAAAAAACAGAAGCGCCCGATACTATGTTATGCAACTCTTTGATGGAGAAGATTTAAATAATTACCTGGCATCACACTTACATGTAACGATAGATGATGCTGTAGAACTTGCGCAGACGCTTTTAAACATGTCTCAGTTTTTGCTTAAATATGATCTTGTACACGGTGATATCAAGCCAAACAATATCATGATTGCCAAAATTGACGATGATAATACAGAATACAAGGTTATTGATTTTGGCAGTATTACAGAGATATTTTCAGAAGAGTCCCGCGCTGGTACACCGAGTTTTTTAGCACCTGAACGATTTCAAGGCGAGTCTATAAGTGAAACAAGCGAAATATTTGCCATTGGTGTGACACTCTATTTAAGTCTTACGGGAAAGTACCCTTACGGCGAGATAGAACCCTTTCAAAACCCGACATTCAAAGAAGCCAAAAAACCGAGTTATTACAATTCAAATATACCTGATTGGCTTGACAGTGTTATCATGCGTGCTATTGCACTTCAAAAAGACCAAAGGTATGAGCATTACTCTGAAATGAAATATGAACTTACACATCCGCAGAAGGTAAAACCCTACTTTATTAAAAATGCACCACTCATTGAAAAATCACCCTTACTCTTTTATAAGAGGGCTTTTACTATAATGACAGTTATAAACTTTATACTTATCTATTTGGTATTAAAATAAAAGGAAATGTATGAGTTGGTTTCACTTTTTCCGGCCAAAGTCTTATTGTTCAAAAAGCTTTGGAAGAGGTATTCATGCAGATGTTGCAGAAAATGAAGAAGAACTCTTTAACAAAGCCTATGAAGCCTTTGAAAAAAAAGAAATTTTAAATGCCTATACATTCTTTTTCAACTCTTTAATGAATTACAAAAACGGCCTCCCCAATCAAAATATTATACTCACCCGGGAAAAAGAGTCTTTGAAATTTATCATATATCAAGGCAGTGCAAAGATCAACGGCTTCACAACAAACAAAAAACTCTACGCCGAAGTGACTATGGTCAAAGCAAAAAATGCAAATGTTGCTCTCAAACGCTACGCACTTGAAAGAAATTACCAGTTTACCTATGTAAATTACTGCAGTGACGGCGACTATATTAAATTAAAACTCAATCTTGACAATATTACTATGACCCCCAAGAAAGCTTTTTATCCTTTAAGAGAATTGGCACTCAATGCAGACTATGACAAAGAACACATGCTCAGTGAATTCGAACAAAAAGAGTTAGAGGACATCGGTCATATTCAAAAACTTGACGCTGCCGAGTTACATGTAAAGTATAAGTATCTACATATTTGG
Encoded proteins:
- a CDS encoding bifunctional protein-serine/threonine kinase/phosphatase, coding for MAKSNIKTSGFSLAKTKELTGDDFYDMATIGNLSVAIVCDGVGSAEEGAEAAKRVTSYLINNFKIRPKSWSIEKSIKTFINSINTILYKESQLNYERSELITTLALVVIEGNRLYGVNVGDSRVYLLRDASLTQLSSDHAMQEEGYENVLTQAIGISEDVEPYYFENIIQKNDKILLCSDGLYNVLSQSEIKDNISKGAIALVKQASKRTKDHLPDDTTAVVLEILNADEIEILKQQKLDIPRLLKAGQTIDGYTLEKSLIQNERTWLVSKKTKQYVMKFAPIESKEDNQILDLFVKEAWNAKRLKAKFFPKAVIPKNRSARYYVMQLFDGEDLNNYLASHLHVTIDDAVELAQTLLNMSQFLLKYDLVHGDIKPNNIMIAKIDDDNTEYKVIDFGSITEIFSEESRAGTPSFLAPERFQGESISETSEIFAIGVTLYLSLTGKYPYGEIEPFQNPTFKEAKKPSYYNSNIPDWLDSVIMRAIALQKDQRYEHYSEMKYELTHPQKVKPYFIKNAPLIEKSPLLFYKRAFTIMTVINFILIYLVLK